DNA sequence from the Candidatus Methylacidiphilales bacterium genome:
CGTGGCCAACATCCCGGGACGGCCGATTGCGATCTACCTGCCCCGGGGCTACACGCAAAACACCGGGAAACGCTACCCCGTGGTCTACTTCCACGATGGACAGAACGTCTTCTTTCCCGGCGGTCCGTTCGGCACCTGGGATGCCGACCGCATCGCCACCTACGAGATCTCCCAAGGAAGGATGCGCGAGGCCATCCTGGTCGCCATTCCCAACGGCAATGCCTACGGCTCGGACCGCCTCTACGAATATCTTCCCAATGGCGATACCATCACCGGTTACGGCGGGGGAACGACGGTCTTCGATGGACGGGCCAACGGCTACCTCCAATTCCTCCTCGACAACGTCGCGCCCACCCTGGATGTCAACTACCGGACCCTGGGCGATGCGGCCAACACCTTCGTGGCCGGTTCCTCCATGGGCGGACTGGTCTCAGACTACATCGGCCAGACCCGCAGCGACCGATTCGGCGGGGTGGGGATCTTTTCGCCCGCCTATTGGGCCGCCCCCAATTACGTGGCGGTCCGTGACAACTACGCCGGTCCACGGCGGCCGGTGCGGCGCTACCTTTCCATGGGTACGGCCGAGTCGAGCACGGGCGAATCCAGTTCCAATGTCTACTGGCAGGGGTCGTTGCAGGCCTACAGCACCTACCTGCGGCAGGGGCATCCGGTCGGGGGCGAATTGAAATTTGACGGAGCCGCCGGGGGGACGCACAGCGAATCGGCCTGGGCCCGCAATCTTCCTTCGTTTTATGCCTTCCTGCTCGATCCCTGGCGCGAGGCCCAGCCGCTGACCTTGGAATCCCATCCGCCCAAACTGGAAATGCGGGGACTGGATGCTGCGACCGGGCAGGCCACCTTGCGATTCACGGCACGGTTCGGTTTGAAGCACCTGATTCAGAGCAGCAGCCAACTGGGCGCCAACGCGACGTGGACAGAAGGCAGCGTCGATCCTGCGGTGGCGTTTTGGGAAGAACGGGAAGTGATGGCCGATCCCCCGGCCGCCAATGCCACGCGCGCCTTCTGGCGGCAAGTCGTCACGCCTTGAGCGCGTACCGGTTATATTAGAAATAGTCTTCTGTTCGGGGGTGGAGCGGGCTCTCCGAGCACGCTGGTTTCTTTGGATGGGCTCTAAGGCAAGCGCGCCCCGAGGTCCCGCTCCACCTTGGGAACCACCCTGTTTTTTATCAAAAGACCATTGGCTCTAGAACAGTGGCAAGGAACTGCCGCCCAACCCTTGATTGTATAACCAAGGCCCGTATGGCCTTGAATGCAAATGGCTGTCTCGGTAGCCGGGGAATCCTTTACCCAGAGTGCTCAATACGACTTCGCCCAAACCGCGCGTTGTTGGCTCGGCTTGCCGGTGAAGGGACAGGTGCCCGGGCCGTCGTGGTCGAAGGGGAGGCAACGGATGGTCACCTTCAAGTCGTTCTTGATCTGTTCTTCCACCGCCGCCTCACCGCACCAGTGGGTCAGGGCGAAACCCCCGTGGATCTCCGGCTTGTCGGCGTTCTTGGGCGTGAAGTAGGCGTAGAATTCTTCTTTGCTGTCGATCTTGCGCGT
Encoded proteins:
- a CDS encoding alpha/beta hydrolase-fold protein is translated as MKLSLFCLAALAGLGVSCSSGASAVRKTVEFTHTQDVGFGNEVCVIGPHPDLGGGNVLKAPKLAWNPGNVWRGSVAVEAGETLAYKFISRPYSTANWGNSGLSTDLTGNLSVHVPPHPAPPWGMKSVFLLSSWSEAIILYRDTTHNGSWTEAVMTAVGPGRTPTETCYRVDGLAPSGAELEFVFRNAANTYLNAPAPPAATPYQGLTGPYNFRTTLDVLFVQDQQVFNYRPPASPSAPTIGNRTVSSTVANIPGRPIAIYLPRGYTQNTGKRYPVVYFHDGQNVFFPGGPFGTWDADRIATYEISQGRMREAILVAIPNGNAYGSDRLYEYLPNGDTITGYGGGTTVFDGRANGYLQFLLDNVAPTLDVNYRTLGDAANTFVAGSSMGGLVSDYIGQTRSDRFGGVGIFSPAYWAAPNYVAVRDNYAGPRRPVRRYLSMGTAESSTGESSSNVYWQGSLQAYSTYLRQGHPVGGELKFDGAAGGTHSESAWARNLPSFYAFLLDPWREAQPLTLESHPPKLEMRGLDAATGQATLRFTARFGLKHLIQSSSQLGANATWTEGSVDPAVAFWEEREVMADPPAANATRAFWRQVVTP